In the Ascochyta rabiei chromosome 17, complete sequence genome, one interval contains:
- a CDS encoding Glycosyl phosphatidyl inositol protein transamidase complex subunit yields the protein MAQGRVVSAPSAPQPRAPNAGETATSLLAASWGISAVGNMALISSILALRQDARILKIPPYLSALCIVVGIAWLLVLPLNDYSRNTYVSENALLPGQVHTYFTGSEHNVFRAYRQEVHGMIDQSVEERSKRLGDIFRSNNLKVATQKYSYHVSNRTIANENVYAILQGPRADATEAIVLIAAWKNMDDVVNNSGVALILTLARYFKRWSLWSKDIIFLVSGDSTTGPQAWVDAYHDAHDERYVESLKIKSGALQAAVAVDYSAGPWGHRYDKLHVLYDGINGQLPNLDLFNTAVQIASSQMNIGCAIQRMFDHRDSYKERLQTMLRGMVSQGLGHATGPHSSFIPYHVDAITLSTVGDGWHDEMSLGKTIESLFRSLNNLLEHLHQSFFFYLLIQANRFISIGTYLPSAMLIAMNFSITSIALWVASGRSTKLIANPAATKPTKSDATKRTSSSEEPDESKQPEMELIEQDGYKALVPKAATAVTERHLLFPILSVLTIHFLGLIPLYMFNTWDADNLSRLHLTFANATTLLPLFLAWVISELRPLSTQEVTLIQCFSLLLLGMILAALATLNFSQSFLIGVLATPLSFVRRTNKMWLTAVQLLVLAVLNPIMVAQWSAKLLGANLHDVLVLAAEGWLVSGLWTQVTVWLVWLPAWLLGSVVVAGGMLEE from the exons ATGGCCCAGGGTCGCGTCGTTAGCGCTCCTTCCGCGCCGCAACCAAGAGCTCCGAATGCAGGAGAGACGGCCACATCACTCCTTGCTGCTTCGTGGGGTATTTCAGCGGTGGGCAACATGGCACTGATAT CCTCAATATTGGCGCTCCGGCAGGATGCCCGCATCCTTAAGATCCCACCCTATCTCTCCGCGCTCTGCATTGTCGTTGGCATAGCGTGGCTGTTGGTCTTACCTCTGAACGACTACTCGCGCAACACATACGTCTCTGAGAATGCTCTGTTGCCCGGACAAGTGCACACCTACTTCACAGGCAGCGAGCATAATGTCTTCCGTGCTTATCGACAAGAGGTCCATGGGATGATTGACCAGTCGGTGGAAGA GCGCTCTAAAAGACTAGGCGATATCTTTCGCTCGAACAATCTCAAGGTCGCGACCCAGAAGTACTCGTACCACGTCTCCAACCGCACCATCGCAAACGAGAACGTCTACGCAATCCTCCAAGGACCTCGCGCTGACGCCACGGAAGCCATTGTTCTGATAGCAGCATGGAAGAACATGGACGATGTGGTGAACAACTCTGGTGTGGCCCTCATCTTGACCCTTGCCCGCTACTTCAAGCGTTGGAGTCTGTGGAGCAAAGACATCATCTTCCTGGTGTCTGGCGACAGCACTACAGGGCCTCAAGCTTGGGTAGATGCCTACCACGACGCGCACGACGAGCGCTATGTCGAGAGTCTGAAGATCAAGAGCGGAGCACTGCAGGccgctgttgctgttgaCTATTCCGCTGGTCCTTGGGGCCACCGCTACGACAAGCTGCACGTTCTGTACGATGGTATCAACGGTCAGCTACCCAACCTCGACCTGTTCAACACCGCCGTACAGATCGCTTCTAGTCAGATGAACATCGGCTGTGCCATCCAGCGCATGTTCGACCACAGAGACTCATACAAGGAGCGCCTGCAGACCATGCTGCGCGGTATGGTGTCTCAAGGCCTAGGCCACGCAACGGGACCTCACTCGTCATTTATCCCATACCATGTCGACGCCATTACTCTCTCTACAGTCGGCGATGGCTGGCATGACGAGATGTCGCTGGGCAAGACTATTGAATCGCTCTTTCGCAGTTTGAACAACCTCCTCGAGCATCTGCACcaaagcttcttcttctacctcCTCATCCAGGCAAACCGCTTCATCAGCATCGGTACCTACCTCCCTTCAGCGATGTTGATCGCTATGAACTTTAGCATAACCTCAATTGCGCTTTGGGTTGCCAGTGGACGCTCGACCAAACTCATCGCCAACCCAGCAGCCACGAAGCCCACCAAGAGCGACGCCACCAAACGAACATCGAGCTCAGAAGAGCCCGACGAGTCCAAGCAACCGGAAATGGAGCTTATTGAACAAGATGGCTACAAAGCGTTGGTCCCCAAGGCAGCCACAGCAGTGACAGAACGCCACCTCCTGTTTCCCATCCTCTCCGTCCTAACAATCCACTTCCTCGGCCTGATTCCGCTCTACATGTTCAATACCTGGGACGCCGACAACCTATCGCGGCTGCACCTCACATTCGCAAACGCGACGACCCTGCTACCCCTCTTCCTCGCGTGGGTCATCTCAGAGCTCCGCCCTCTCTCCACCCAGGAAGTCACACTCATCCAATGCTTCtccctgctgctgctgggcaTGATCCTCGCCGCGCTCGCAACCCTCAACTTCAGCCAATCCTTCCTGATCGGCGTGCTCGCCACCCCGCTCTCCTTTGTGCGCAGGACGAACAAGATGTGGTTGACAGCTGTGCAATTGTTGGTCCTGGCAGTGCTGAATCCCATCATGGTCGCGCAGTGGAGTGCGAAGCTGCTCGGTGCAAACTTGCACGACGTGCTTGTGCTGGCGGCAGAAGGCTGGCTTGTTTCGGGCCTGTGGACACAGGTTACAGTCTGGTTGGTTTGGCTTCCGGCGTGGCTTTTGGGCAGTGTGGTCGTTGCAGGCGGCATGCTTGAGGAATAA
- a CDS encoding Putative rhomboid protease produces the protein MASYTQFNPARLRSYVLRLPLATRLLLLAIVGLWIATIPLPWLREFARLEPAKMDLTQMHRLNLFPLMHLNFFHMIFNLVAIAPLLERFESEYGTLVTLALFTGPFGTLPGGIYTLLEKFVFRANTIVMGASVWVFLLLSAEVMKQHKTNPNFSVGPYKIPTWTTPLILVLVTSILVPNVSFIGHLCGAGIGYLWASGYIKFLVPHEKILRWVETKANLLGRLPHYVSVDQKTYGRYGVLPTTSVPMGGIPRSPESGARLGP, from the exons ATGGCCTCGTATACGCAGTTCAACCCGGCCCGCTTACGCTCCTATGTTCTCCGTCTACCGCTTGCGACCCGGTTGCTCTTGCTTGCCATCGTCGGCCTGTGGATTGCGACAATACCGCTGCCATGGCTCAGGGAGTTCGCACGGCTCGAGCCGGCTAAGATGGATTTGACCCAGA TGCACCGGCTCAACCTGTTCCCATTGATGCATCTCAACTTCTTCCACATGATCTTCAACCTCGTCGCAATCGCACCTCTTCTCGAACGCTTCGAGTCCGAGTATGGGACTCTTGTAACGCTTGCACTCTTCACTGGGCCCTTTGGTACACTTCCAGGAGGCATCTACACGCTGTTGGAGAAGTTCGTTTTCAGGGCGAACACAATAGTTATGGGCGCGAG CGTCTGGGTCTTCCTGCTTCTCTCTGCAGAAGTCATGAAACAACACAAAACCAACCCCAACTTCAG CGTTGGTCCCTACAAGATTCCCACCTGGACTACGCCCCTGATTCTCGTCCTTGTTACCAGCATCCTCGTACCGAACGTCAGCTTCATCGGCCACCTCTGCGGCGCTGGAATAGGTTATCTTTGGGCCTCAGGCTACATCAAGTTCCTCGTACCCCACGAGAAGATCCTGAGATGGGTTGAGACGAAAGCGAACCTGTTGGGCAGATTACCTCACTATGTGAGTGTAGACCAGAAGACGTACGGTCGCTACGGTGTTTTGCCAACCACAAGTGTGCCAATGGGTGGGATACCAAGGAGCCCGGAATCAGGAGCAAGGTTAGGACCGTGA